Genomic window (Bacillus vallismortis):
CATTAACAGGACCGGAGATGTTCAATACACTCCCTTTGTTGGAGGATCAGCAACTCGGAGCAGTCATGATGAAAATCATCCAGGAAATTGTGTACGGCACTTTTTTGGCGCTTGTTTTTTTTCAATGGGTGAAGAAAGAAAGAGAAAAGGACGGGCAGGAGGAACCGCCGTATATTCAACAGACGATATCATAAAAGGTACAGCTGAAGATGCTGTACCTTTTCAGCGTGTCGACAAACCCACGCATTCGTTGTCAAGTCTGCGCGTTGGAACTCACGAATGAAAACATTCGCTCCGCTCCAATGCTCTCCTTTTCTAGACTTCAAGGGTTTTCAATCACGCTGAAAAGATGACAAAATGCTAAAATCAAAACCGTTTTGCATTTTGTCAACCAATCTGAAAGGAACAGCAGAAGATGCTGTTCCTTTTCATTACATTTGAACTGTTTTTAACATGTCGGATATGTCCTGAATCAGTGCCTTGCTTTTTGTTACAACCTGTACGGGAAACTCTTCCGTTTCTCCATATTCTACTCCGTGCGGGTAGTAATGCTTACCTAAGAGAGGGGGCATTAATTGAATCACGGCGCGGCCGCTTCCAACATCGCCCTCAGCCGCAATGCCTGGTATCCGCAGGTAAAACGTACCCTCAATCGTCGAAAACTTTCTGTCATAGGTGACTCTTTCGTAATCCCATTGACCCGCTCTGATGAGACCTTTGCTTTCCATCAAGTCGTCTAGCCAGCTGAGCTCAGCCTTTACTCCTTCAAGCCCGCTTTCAGTAAACTTCAACACTGACCCCTCCTTATAAAAATTACCTTTCCTGACAATCATAGTATGAAAGCGTTAAACTTTCAATGAATCTTCTTCTTTTGAAAGTATGCAAAAAATAAATTTTGACGAAAATAGCACTAGACTAAAGGAGGGCTATACGGATGACAAAAATAAAAGATCTGATGACAGCCGACTTGCAATATTGCACGGTATTAGATAATGTATATGAAGCTGCAGTAAAGATGAAGGACGCGAATATAGGTGCGGTTCCGGTAGTAGATGAGGATGGAGAAACCCTCGTTGGCATCGTGACCGACCGGGATCTCGTGTTAAGAGGAATCGCTATAAAAAAACCGAATTCGCAAAAAATCACTGACGCGATGACCGAAAAACCTGTCAGTGTGGAGGAAGATGCTTCAGTCGATGAGGTTCTTCATTTGATGGCATCACATCAGCTCAGAAGGATACCCGTTACAAAAAACAAAAAGCTGACTGGAATCGTCACGCTTGGTGATCTTTCTTTATCTGAGCAAACGAATGAACGTGCCGGCAGCGCCTTATCGGATATTTCCGAGGGTGATGACAGAGAAGAAGGCTTTTTTCATTAACACATAAATCTTTGACATGTTAAATAGGCTGTATTGTAATGAGATGTAAGGCAAGACACGTGATCGCACGGGGGTGATAGATTGAAAAATATATTGAGAGCACTGGTTATCCTCTTGATTATTTGCGGAACTTACGTTCTGTTTATTCAATACGGATCTGTTCCTGAAAAAAAATCCAATGACAGCGAGCCTCAAGTGTCTAACGAGGAAGCGCAAAGCGGCAAACGAATACATATGCCGACTTCAGGGTTATTGTCCTTTATGGGCAAGTCCGCCGATGATGTAACAAAAAAGCTTGGGAAACCTGAACGCATTGACCCTTCCGCATATGATTACGATTGGTGGGTTTACAATCAAGGAAAGGACCAATATATCCAAATCGGAGTATTAAATAATAAAGTGGTCACATTATTTGCAGCTGGGAATGATATTAACGCAAAGCCTTTCAAAATTGGCGAATCAACCGGAGAAGTATTCAAGACGACCCAGGTGGCGCCGTTTGTGAATGTAGAGTATAAAGGAAATTCTTATCGATTTGAGTTTTCTGAAGAGGATATCAATACCAGACCGACTGTAAAGGTAGGAAAGATGTATGTCCAGCTGTATATGGACAAATTTGAGGGGAAGCTATCCAGCATCAGGGCGTTTGATGCGCAAACCTTTGTAAAGCAAAGACCTTATGAGGTTGTTTACCGCGGTGAATTAATGAAATCAAAAGATGTTTCAGATGATAAGTGGGAAAAGATCCAAACGACGAGCGAAAAGCAAATATTTGATTTGACGAATGTCATACGTGTCAAGTATGGACTTGCGAAGCTTGAGTGGGACCAGCCGACGGCGGAAGTAGCTTTTGGACATAGCGAGGATATGAAGGACAATAACTATTTCTCCCATGTTTCTAAAAAATACGGGACGCTGAAAGACCGCTTAGAAGAAGGGGATGTTGACTTTCAGCAAGCGGGAGAAAACATCGCATACAATTATGTGGACGGCCCGGCCGCTGTAGAAGGCTGGCTTAATAGTGAAGGCCATCGAAAAGCGCTTTTAAATTCAGATTATACGCATCTAGGTGTCGGAGTAGACCGGAAATATTACACCCAAAATTTTATTAAGCGATGGTAATGAAAAGCCGCGAACGGTTGGTTCCGCGGTTTTTTCATTTCCACATAATCGGCTGGTCTGGATGTGATGGTACAGAGGAGGCCGATACTCTTCCTGCGTTCGATCACCTTTATTGTGTTGGGGCAAATCTAGAAACATTCCATCCTGATAGCAGCCATCTGTGCGATATTTAAAAAACGGAGCAGAACGGCGGTATTCTGACTCTCAAATTGCTTTGCGCTCCCTGTGATAATAAATGAAGATATTGGTGTGAATATAGGCGAACACAATGCCTCACAAAACGA
Coding sequences:
- a CDS encoding YugN family protein, whose product is MLKFTESGLEGVKAELSWLDDLMESKGLIRAGQWDYERVTYDRKFSTIEGTFYLRIPGIAAEGDVGSGRAVIQLMPPLLGKHYYPHGVEYGETEEFPVQVVTKSKALIQDISDMLKTVQM
- a CDS encoding CBS domain-containing protein: MTKIKDLMTADLQYCTVLDNVYEAAVKMKDANIGAVPVVDEDGETLVGIVTDRDLVLRGIAIKKPNSQKITDAMTEKPVSVEEDASVDEVLHLMASHQLRRIPVTKNKKLTGIVTLGDLSLSEQTNERAGSALSDISEGDDREEGFFH
- a CDS encoding CAP domain-containing protein; translated protein: MKNILRALVILLIICGTYVLFIQYGSVPEKKSNDSEPQVSNEEAQSGKRIHMPTSGLLSFMGKSADDVTKKLGKPERIDPSAYDYDWWVYNQGKDQYIQIGVLNNKVVTLFAAGNDINAKPFKIGESTGEVFKTTQVAPFVNVEYKGNSYRFEFSEEDINTRPTVKVGKMYVQLYMDKFEGKLSSIRAFDAQTFVKQRPYEVVYRGELMKSKDVSDDKWEKIQTTSEKQIFDLTNVIRVKYGLAKLEWDQPTAEVAFGHSEDMKDNNYFSHVSKKYGTLKDRLEEGDVDFQQAGENIAYNYVDGPAAVEGWLNSEGHRKALLNSDYTHLGVGVDRKYYTQNFIKRW